From the genome of Triticum aestivum cultivar Chinese Spring chromosome 3B, IWGSC CS RefSeq v2.1, whole genome shotgun sequence, one region includes:
- the LOC123069016 gene encoding F-box/FBD/LRR-repeat protein At3g52680, which yields MEQSDGPKRPKLADAADGDEDRLSVLPDDILIHILVKLRCTPMAARTSVLCRRWRGLWKLVPELNFPLGTEPHRIRSALTAHEAPVIHFLVVDLQDAAAESVATWIPIIVPRLLGELVIFNLRRDWDGETGTVELPCFQGADWISLDLDNLGLALPPSGVFARLTDLCLVAVRMRGPCRLGDVVSSPRCPSLRKLILRDAQVRDDIVIHSESLLQIGMDNVLLDNNALGPGILDISSESVLQIDLKNLIGVRKLLVMAPALISLKEKDTTYIADPVDPSQPLANISAPRLTFLEWNARYDRRSIQLGKMAHLQWLHAGQFLVYGSNEDFAHNRIRLLQRFEFIICLDLALNYRKDISDHQRYLMEDMPGLPHVLFLSVKVAANGHSFGASLFHALRVCTGVRKLTLAFDVSSRQLEAQTTCSLGCICHQPPNWKTDELLLSHLIIIEISAWRGTENEVAFVERLLNWATVLKEMTITFHQSVTESNAEDLCQTLLSFSRLETCMKFYVHRGLYEKVPYFPEG from the exons ATGGAGCAGAGCGATGGGCCCAAGCGACCGAAGCTCGCCGACGCCGCCGACGGCGACGAGGACCGCCTCAGCGTGCTGCCCGACGACATTCTCATCCACATCCTCGTCAAGCTCCGCTGCACCCCCATGGCCGCTCGGACCAGCGTCCTCTGCCGCCGCTGGCGTGGCCTCTGGAAGCTCGTCCCGGAGCTCAACTTTCCCCTCGGCACCGAGCCGCACCGCATACGCTCTGCCCTCACAGCCCACGAAGCGCCGGTCATCCACTTCCTCGTCGTCGACCTCCAGGACGCCGCAGCGGAGTCGGTGGCGACGTGGATCCCCATCATCGTGCCCCGCCTCCTCGGCGAACTAGTCATCTTCAATCTCAGGCGGGACTGGGATGGGGAAACAGGCACAGTTGAGCTGCCTTGCTTCCAGGGTGCCGATTGGATCTCCCTCGACCTAGACAATCTTGGCCTCGCCCTGCCGCCCTCCGGCGTGTTTGCCCGGCTCACCGATCTCTGTCTGGTAGCCGTTAGGATGCGTGGTCCCTGCAGACTTGGTGATGTTGTCTCCTCGCCACGATGCCCATCGCTGCGGAAACTCATCCTacgcgacgcccaggtccgggatGACATTGTAATCCACTCAGAGTCTCTCTTACAAATAGGGATGGATAATGTGTTACTAGACAACAACGCCTTGGGTCCGGGCATCCTCGACATTTCCTCAGAGTCTGTCCTCCAAATAGATCTGAAGAATTTAATTGGCGTGCGGAAGCTCCTTGTCATGGCTCCTGCACTCATTTCATTGAAAGAGAAAGACACCACCTACATTGCTGATCCTGTGGATCCGAGTCAACCACTTGCCAACATCTCAGCCCCTCGGCTCACGTTTCTTGAGTGGAATGCTCGTTATGATAGAAGATCCATTCAGCTTGGCAAGATGGCACATCTCCAATGGCTGCACGCCGGTCAATTTCTTGTATATGGATCCAATGAGGATTTTGCACACAATCGCATCAGGCTTTTGCAGCGCTTCGAGTTCATCATCTGTCTTGACCTTGCGCTTAACTATCGGAAG GACATATCTGACCACCAACGCTACTTGatggaggacatgccagggctccCACATGTTTTATTCTTGTCCGTAAAAGTTGCCGCGAATGGACATTCCTTTGGAGCCAGCTTATTCCATGCTCTCAGGGTGTGTACTGGTGTAAGAAAGCTGACTCTTGCATTTGATGTCAGTTCCAGGCAACTCGAG GCTCAAACTACATGCTCGCTGGGTTGCATATGCCATCAGCCACCAAACTGGAAAACTGACGAACTCCTGCTGAGTCACCTCATAATAATCGAAATCAGTGCCTGGAGAGGAACTGAAAATGAAGTTGCTTTTGTGGAACGGTTGCTTAATTGGGCAACAGTGCTAAAAGAAATGACCATAACTTTCCATCAGTCAGTTACTGAAAGCAACGCCGAGGATCTCTGCCAGACATTACTAAGCTTCTCTAGACTGGAAACATGCATGAAATTTTACGTGCATCGTGGCTTGTACGAGAAGGTCCCGTATTTTCCTGAAGGCTAA